One window of uncultured Methanoregula sp. genomic DNA carries:
- a CDS encoding glutamate--tRNA ligase: MAGEDPKELLFLCALQNAVKHGGVPQAGAVMGMVMGSHPELRSRSKEISALAKDAIADVAALSPEERVSTLQNRAPAMFAALSEKHEHKKVLPDLEGSEKGVVMRFAPNPSGPLHIGHARAAALNDAYVKECGGRYILRIEDTDPKRVDPEAYEMVKEDIAWLGLGITETVTQSERLPIYYDLCRQLIERGGAYVCTCDNEHFKELKQAKTACPCRDQPVEKNLELWQKMLDHGFHEGEVSVRIKTDLNNPDPAMRDFPAFRILDAPPHPKVKAHVYPLMNFSVVADDHLLGVTHVIRGKDHIANTRRQRYIYDHMGWKVPVYRHYGRMGIEGVVLSTSQMRLGINEGTYTGWDDIRLGTLRALARRGISPEAVKNAMLAIGIGDTDISFSWDNLYAENKKLVDPTANRYFFVPDPIEAKIDGAPAHTAHALLHPSDAARGSRTLEFTGTVLLPKSELVPGTPMVRLKDLFNVKIAWDGETPSFSYGGDSLADARAVKAHIIQWLPAQATAPCTLLTQEGEMKGACEPAVRSEAGKVVQFERVGFVKIDSADADGVKAYFTHK, translated from the coding sequence ATGGCAGGGGAAGACCCGAAAGAACTCCTCTTTTTGTGCGCACTCCAGAATGCCGTGAAACACGGCGGGGTACCGCAGGCAGGGGCCGTAATGGGCATGGTCATGGGCTCTCATCCTGAACTCCGGAGCAGGTCAAAGGAGATATCGGCCCTGGCAAAGGATGCGATTGCCGACGTGGCGGCACTTTCCCCGGAAGAGCGGGTATCAACCCTCCAGAACCGGGCCCCGGCAATGTTCGCGGCCCTTTCGGAGAAGCACGAACACAAGAAAGTCCTCCCCGACCTTGAAGGCTCCGAAAAAGGCGTGGTCATGCGGTTTGCCCCCAACCCTTCGGGCCCGCTCCATATCGGGCACGCCCGTGCTGCGGCTCTCAATGACGCGTACGTGAAAGAGTGCGGCGGCCGGTACATTCTTCGTATCGAAGATACGGATCCGAAGCGTGTGGACCCCGAGGCGTACGAGATGGTCAAAGAGGATATTGCATGGCTCGGCCTCGGGATTACCGAGACCGTGACCCAGAGCGAGCGCCTCCCGATCTATTACGATCTCTGCCGGCAGCTCATTGAGCGGGGCGGGGCGTACGTCTGCACCTGCGACAACGAGCACTTCAAGGAACTCAAACAGGCAAAGACCGCCTGCCCCTGCCGCGACCAGCCGGTGGAGAAGAACCTTGAACTCTGGCAGAAGATGCTCGACCACGGGTTCCATGAAGGTGAGGTCTCGGTCCGGATCAAGACCGATCTCAACAACCCGGATCCGGCCATGCGGGATTTCCCGGCATTCCGGATTCTCGATGCGCCGCCGCACCCGAAGGTGAAGGCTCACGTGTACCCGCTGATGAACTTCTCGGTGGTTGCCGATGACCACCTGCTTGGCGTCACGCACGTGATCCGGGGCAAAGACCATATTGCTAACACCCGGCGCCAGCGCTACATCTACGACCACATGGGATGGAAGGTCCCGGTGTACCGGCACTATGGCCGGATGGGTATCGAGGGAGTCGTCCTCTCCACGTCCCAGATGCGTCTTGGGATCAACGAGGGCACCTATACCGGCTGGGACGACATCCGCCTCGGCACCCTCCGGGCCCTTGCCCGCCGGGGGATCTCCCCCGAAGCCGTGAAGAACGCGATGCTTGCCATCGGTATCGGGGACACCGATATCTCGTTCTCGTGGGACAACCTCTATGCCGAGAACAAGAAGCTCGTTGACCCGACCGCAAACCGCTACTTCTTCGTGCCCGACCCGATCGAGGCGAAGATCGACGGGGCCCCGGCCCATACGGCCCATGCCCTGCTGCACCCGAGCGATGCCGCACGGGGCTCCCGCACGCTCGAGTTTACCGGCACGGTTCTTCTCCCGAAGAGCGAGCTCGTGCCCGGCACTCCTATGGTCCGGCTCAAGGACCTCTTCAACGTGAAGATCGCGTGGGACGGCGAGACCCCCTCGTTCTCGTACGGCGGGGACTCGCTTGCGGATGCCCGGGCTGTAAAAGCCCATATCATCCAGTGGCTCCCGGCACAGGCAACGGCACCCTGCACACTCCTCACGCAGGAAGGGGAGATGAAGGGTGCCTGCGAACCTGCGGTACGGTCGGAAGCCGGCAAAGTTGTCCAGTTCGAGCGGGTCGGGTTTGTGAAGATTGACTCCGCTGATGCAGATGGCGTGAAGGCGTACTTCACGCACAAGTAA
- a CDS encoding polyprenyl synthetase family protein encodes MSDLPPYLESVAKTIDRMIDRYYVDKAGELNKASAHLLAAGGKRLRPAVVMLAADAVKPGSSDDIVFAALALEVTHTFTLIHDDIMDDDNLRRGVPTVHTKWDMPTGILAGDVLYARAFEHICMVTAKDDAKVRAVSMLAKACADICEGQHMDMSFEHRNDVDQYEYMEMVRKKTGVLYAAAAGIGAVLAGGSAVQVKALYQFGLNTGIAFQIQDDLIDLLTPAEKSGKDQASDLREGKQTLLMIKAREKGLDLSKYRRELTPADIEAAIRELTEAGVIDDVKKVASDLVADSNKHLSLLPPSKERQLLMDVGEFFVTRSY; translated from the coding sequence ATGTCAGATCTTCCACCGTACCTGGAATCAGTTGCAAAAACGATCGATCGGATGATCGACCGCTACTATGTTGACAAGGCTGGTGAACTCAACAAGGCATCAGCCCACCTGCTCGCTGCAGGTGGGAAACGGCTCCGCCCGGCAGTCGTGATGCTTGCCGCAGATGCGGTGAAGCCCGGGAGCTCGGACGATATCGTCTTTGCGGCTCTTGCGCTCGAAGTGACCCACACGTTCACCCTCATCCACGACGATATCATGGACGACGACAACCTGCGTCGCGGTGTGCCGACCGTCCACACGAAGTGGGACATGCCGACCGGTATCCTTGCCGGGGATGTCCTGTATGCCCGCGCCTTCGAGCATATCTGCATGGTAACTGCCAAGGATGATGCAAAGGTCCGTGCCGTGTCCATGCTTGCGAAGGCCTGCGCCGATATCTGCGAAGGGCAGCACATGGATATGTCGTTCGAGCACCGCAACGATGTCGACCAGTACGAGTACATGGAGATGGTACGGAAGAAGACCGGCGTCCTCTATGCCGCGGCTGCCGGTATCGGTGCCGTTCTTGCCGGCGGCTCCGCCGTGCAGGTGAAAGCGCTCTACCAGTTCGGGCTCAACACCGGAATCGCGTTCCAGATCCAGGACGATCTCATCGACCTGCTGACACCCGCGGAAAAGAGCGGGAAAGACCAGGCTTCCGATCTCCGCGAGGGCAAACAGACGCTCCTCATGATCAAGGCCCGGGAAAAAGGTCTCGACCTCTCCAAGTACCGGCGGGAACTTACGCCGGCCGACATTGAGGCGGCCATCCGCGAACTGACCGAAGCCGGTGTTATCGATGATGTGAAGAAGGTGGCATCGGACCTCGTTGCCGACAGCAACAAGCACCTCTCTCTCCTGCCCCCCTCAAAAGAACGCCAGCTCCTCATGGACGTTGGCGAATTTTTCGTTACCCGGAGTTATTAG
- a CDS encoding RNase J family beta-CASP ribonuclease, whose product MDIEIIAVGGYDEVGRNMTAVRCGKEIVIFDMGLRLDQVMIHEDAEIENMHSLDLIKIKAIPDDTMMNSVEGTVKAIVCSHGHLDHIGAIPKLAHRYNAPIISTPYTTELIRQQISGEQKFGVNNKLFALKSGQRFTLSQNLVLEFVRTQHSIIDTVTPVLHTPHGAIVYALDFKLDRTPVIGEPPDFARLRQIGKEGVLALIVECTNIGRKGRCPSERIARDLVRDTLTSYEDDKNAIMVSTFSSHISRVKTIAECAHEIGRKPVLLGRSMEKYAVTAEQMKLVSFPETTSVFGNRRTVDRTMRRMMKAGKEQFLPIVTGHQGEPGSILTRVALGDTPYQLTPGDKVVFSANVIPNPMNYGQRYMIEARLKLVGARVFEDLHVSGHAYREDHYEFLQLLQPQHVIPAHGSLTMTAEYTQFASDLGYTAPSTIHQLRNGQRLKIN is encoded by the coding sequence ATGGATATAGAAATTATTGCAGTGGGCGGATACGATGAGGTCGGGCGGAATATGACCGCCGTCCGCTGCGGAAAGGAAATTGTCATATTTGACATGGGACTCCGCCTCGATCAGGTAATGATCCACGAGGATGCGGAGATTGAGAATATGCACTCCCTTGATCTCATCAAGATCAAGGCGATACCCGATGATACGATGATGAACTCGGTCGAAGGCACCGTGAAGGCCATCGTCTGCTCCCACGGGCACCTCGACCATATCGGGGCAATCCCGAAACTGGCGCACCGTTACAATGCGCCGATCATCTCTACGCCATACACGACCGAACTGATCCGCCAGCAGATCTCAGGCGAACAGAAGTTCGGGGTGAACAACAAGCTCTTCGCGCTCAAGTCAGGCCAGCGGTTCACGCTCTCCCAGAACCTTGTCCTGGAGTTCGTCCGCACCCAGCACTCGATCATCGATACCGTGACCCCGGTGCTGCACACGCCGCACGGGGCAATTGTCTACGCGCTTGATTTCAAGCTCGACCGGACACCGGTCATCGGCGAACCCCCGGACTTTGCACGGCTCCGCCAGATCGGCAAGGAAGGCGTCCTCGCCCTGATCGTTGAATGCACCAACATCGGCAGGAAAGGACGCTGCCCGAGCGAACGGATCGCTCGCGACCTTGTGCGCGACACCCTCACGAGCTACGAGGATGACAAGAACGCCATCATGGTTTCCACCTTCTCCTCGCACATCTCGCGTGTCAAGACCATCGCCGAATGTGCCCACGAGATCGGGAGAAAACCCGTCCTCCTGGGCCGCTCGATGGAGAAATACGCCGTTACCGCCGAACAGATGAAACTCGTCTCCTTCCCGGAGACCACGAGCGTCTTCGGGAACCGGCGGACGGTTGACCGGACCATGCGCAGGATGATGAAAGCCGGAAAAGAACAGTTCCTCCCGATCGTCACCGGCCACCAGGGAGAACCCGGCTCCATCCTCACCCGCGTTGCACTGGGGGACACGCCGTACCAGCTCACCCCGGGCGACAAGGTCGTCTTCTCGGCAAACGTCATCCCGAACCCGATGAACTATGGCCAGCGTTATATGATCGAGGCCCGGCTGAAACTGGTCGGGGCCCGGGTCTTCGAGGACCTCCACGTCAGCGGTCACGCGTACCGGGAGGACCACTACGAGTTCCTCCAGCTCCTGCAGCCGCAGCACGTGATCCCGGCCCACGGGAGCCTGACCATGACCGCGGAATATACGCAGTTTGCCAGCGATCTCGGCTACACCGCACCCTCGACCATCCATCAGTTGAGGAACGGCCAGCGGCTCAAGATTAATTAA
- the fni gene encoding type 2 isopentenyl-diphosphate Delta-isomerase, producing MSDKKRFTSSRKLDHLRICAEEAVESGETGFSDIRFVHNALPECDMGAIDTSVRFLNHSFRSPLFISAMTGGHPATKDVNARLARAAERFGIGIGVGSQRAALENPGLADTFSVVRDEAPHAFIVGNLGVVQLRDHGIEWAEKAVEMIGADALAIHLNFLQEAIQPEGDHNAIGCFAALEDLCRDFKTPVIVKETGCGISAPTARKCWGAGVSAIDIGGWGGTSWAAVESVRAAESSTADRRLKTLGEDFSMWGIPTAVSLADVVPTGGPVIASGGIRSGGDIAKGLSLGAELCGMALPLLKPAMENDEALSRAVGTIQTELVTTMFLTGSATVADLRKAPLYITGRTRQMIGKDNPIRLQRNH from the coding sequence ATGAGTGACAAGAAACGGTTTACGTCTTCGCGCAAACTCGACCACCTGCGCATCTGCGCAGAAGAGGCAGTTGAGAGCGGGGAAACCGGGTTTTCCGATATACGGTTCGTGCATAACGCCTTACCGGAATGCGATATGGGCGCCATCGATACCTCGGTCCGGTTCCTGAACCACTCGTTCCGGTCACCCCTCTTCATTTCAGCAATGACCGGCGGCCACCCGGCTACAAAAGACGTGAACGCACGGCTTGCACGGGCAGCGGAACGCTTCGGCATCGGCATCGGTGTCGGTTCGCAGCGGGCAGCTCTTGAGAACCCTGGCCTTGCCGATACGTTCTCGGTTGTCCGGGACGAGGCACCCCATGCGTTCATTGTCGGCAATCTCGGGGTTGTGCAGCTTCGCGACCACGGGATCGAATGGGCTGAAAAGGCAGTCGAGATGATCGGGGCGGACGCGCTTGCGATACACCTCAACTTCCTCCAGGAAGCGATCCAGCCTGAAGGCGATCACAATGCCATCGGGTGCTTTGCCGCGCTCGAAGATCTTTGCCGGGATTTCAAGACCCCGGTCATTGTCAAGGAGACCGGCTGCGGGATATCCGCACCAACCGCCCGGAAATGCTGGGGAGCCGGTGTCAGCGCCATCGATATCGGCGGCTGGGGCGGAACGTCCTGGGCAGCAGTCGAGAGCGTGCGGGCAGCAGAGAGCAGTACTGCCGACCGGCGGCTCAAGACGCTGGGAGAAGACTTCTCGATGTGGGGCATCCCGACTGCGGTCAGTCTTGCAGACGTCGTCCCGACCGGTGGCCCGGTAATCGCCTCGGGCGGCATCCGGAGCGGCGGGGACATTGCCAAGGGTTTGTCACTCGGTGCAGAACTCTGCGGTATGGCACTTCCCCTCCTCAAGCCCGCTATGGAGAACGATGAAGCGCTCTCCCGCGCTGTCGGGACGATCCAGACGGAACTCGTCACCACGATGTTCCTGACCGGCTCGGCAACTGTTGCGGATCTCAGGAAGGCACCCCTGTATATTACGGGCAGGACCCGGCAGATGATCGGGAAAGACAATCCCATACGGTTACAGCGAAACCACTGA
- a CDS encoding isopentenyl phosphate kinase, translated as MSERMILKLGGSVITDKSADCAVNHERLATIAAAIAKSRHGGIVIVHGAGSCGHPEAKRYHLDKGASEGHTEGIWVTHRVVSSLNDEVVRALRDKGVAAVGVHPFHTAVADNGRLVSFEHRHLEKMLALGMVPVIHGDVVMDITRGACIVSGDQLVRYLALALHITCVGLATDVPGVLDGDRVVPKITRGTTLNLHIGNSKHTDVTGGMSGKLNELLELADAGIGSDIFAVSRVVDFLNGNDHGGTLVRGE; from the coding sequence ATGTCTGAACGCATGATTCTCAAGCTCGGCGGGAGTGTCATCACTGACAAGAGTGCCGACTGTGCCGTGAACCACGAACGTCTTGCCACGATAGCAGCAGCGATTGCAAAATCCCGGCACGGCGGCATCGTGATCGTCCACGGTGCCGGTTCCTGCGGCCATCCCGAAGCAAAACGCTACCATCTCGATAAAGGCGCATCAGAGGGGCATACCGAAGGGATCTGGGTGACCCACCGCGTGGTCAGCAGCCTCAACGATGAAGTTGTCCGGGCGCTCCGGGACAAGGGCGTAGCTGCGGTTGGTGTTCACCCGTTCCACACGGCTGTGGCTGACAATGGCAGGCTCGTGTCCTTCGAGCACCGCCACCTTGAGAAGATGCTCGCACTCGGGATGGTTCCTGTGATCCACGGCGACGTGGTGATGGACATTACCCGGGGAGCCTGCATTGTCTCGGGCGACCAGCTCGTGCGTTACCTGGCGCTCGCCCTGCACATAACCTGCGTAGGGCTCGCCACCGATGTACCGGGAGTGCTGGATGGAGACCGGGTAGTACCGAAAATCACACGGGGTACTACGCTTAACCTCCATATTGGCAACTCGAAACATACCGATGTCACCGGTGGAATGAGCGGAAAATTAAACGAGCTGCTCGAACTTGCGGATGCAGGGATCGGGTCAGATATATTCGCGGTCTCGCGGGTAGTGGATTTCCTGAACGGGAACGACCATGGCGGGACCCTTGTACGAGGTGAATGA